A DNA window from Mycolicibacter terrae contains the following coding sequences:
- a CDS encoding ABC transporter ATP-binding protein, translating to MTAGMSLTLERVRLSYTDAPVIDELSLAVRPGEILVLTGPSGCGKSTVLRALAGLLAPERGRVLADEALVTTTSGDRGVVFQDNALLPWRSVRSNIELALRLRGVPRHGRRVQAERWIAELGLDGFGGYLPKSLSGGMRQRVQLARGLAGAPRAVMMDEPFGALDSATRAAMQALLIDTWQTHPTTIVFVTHDVDEALALGDRVAVLGRAGQPLRALVDVPAPRSGRAEPELRTELLAALDYS from the coding sequence ATGACCGCGGGCATGAGCCTGACCCTGGAACGGGTCCGGTTGTCCTACACCGATGCCCCGGTCATCGACGAGCTGAGTCTGGCGGTGCGCCCCGGCGAGATCCTGGTATTGACCGGACCTTCCGGGTGCGGCAAGTCGACGGTGCTGCGCGCGCTGGCGGGCCTGCTGGCGCCCGAGCGCGGCAGGGTCCTGGCCGACGAGGCCCTGGTGACCACCACCTCCGGTGATCGGGGGGTGGTGTTTCAGGACAACGCGTTACTGCCGTGGCGTTCGGTGCGCTCCAACATCGAGCTGGCGTTGCGGCTGCGCGGGGTGCCGCGCCACGGGCGCCGGGTTCAGGCTGAGCGCTGGATCGCCGAGTTGGGTCTGGACGGGTTCGGTGGCTATCTGCCCAAAAGCCTCTCGGGCGGGATGCGCCAACGTGTGCAGTTGGCCCGCGGCCTGGCCGGGGCGCCACGCGCAGTGATGATGGACGAGCCGTTTGGTGCGCTGGACAGTGCTACCCGCGCCGCCATGCAGGCGCTGCTGATCGACACCTGGCAAACGCATCCGACCACGATCGTGTTCGTCACCCACGACGTCGACGAGGCGCTGGCGCTGGGCGACCGGGTGGCGGTGCTGGGCCGCGCCGGCCAACCGCTGCGGGCCCTGGTCGACGTGCCCGCACCGCGCAGCGGTCGAGCTGAACCCGAGCTGCGCACCGAACTCCTCGCCGCATTGGACTATTCATGA
- a CDS encoding fumarate reductase/succinate dehydrogenase flavoprotein subunit, with product MIAIPDAAQPLRLDCDVLVIGGGTAGTMAALTAAEHGAQVLLLEKAHVRHSGALAMGMDGVNNAVIPGKAEPEDYVAEITRANDGIVNQRTVYQTATRGFAMVQRLERYGVKFEKDEHGEYAVRRVHRSGSYVLPMPEGKDVKKALYRVLRQRAMREKIRIENRLMPVRVLTHAGRAVGAAAFHTRTGEFVAVGAKAVVLATGPCGRLGLPASGYLYGTYENPTNAGDGYSMAYHAGAELSGIECFQVNPLIKDYNGPACAYVANPFGGYQVNALGERFVDSDYWSGQMMAEVKSEIDSARGPIYLKVSHLPDETLSALENILHTTERPTRGTFHANRGHDYRTHDVEMHISEIGLCSGHSASGVWVDEHARTTVPGLYAAGDLACVPHNYMIGAFVFGDLAGAHAASTLADTAAPQDLPADQLADAHELIYRPLRHPDGPPQPQVEYKLRRFVNDYVAPPKTAVKLSLAVQTFERMRGEIAEMGARTPHELMRVAEVSFIRDCAELAARTSLTRTESRWGLYHERADLPGRDDRQWGYHLNVRKCPDGTMEFLKRPVAPYFVAVPEFDGLPPADQSVRPVSQPPLMHGQAPANARSRLTQQVASHPPSPRIATVVALEEPTLAELADFLGDPDPAVRRTAVAALSEHVPSGYESVLFAALADDDAAVRRTAADGVRELVEVVADPATAGARLDSSDPVVRACVVYLLSSRRVGDPARYRAALADPDHRVRIEAVRALVSVDDASAVTTAADDANREVRIAVANACATLRSGAETVRQLIGDPDPLVRAAALAAIGEIGCGDDDVAVVEPALGESAWQVRVGAARALGGSHAEMAVPRLSLALDDPHLDVRKAAVLGLTRWAGSDVAARDALSIAVKDSDADVRAYARRALQETETRA from the coding sequence ATGATCGCGATACCTGATGCGGCGCAACCGTTGCGGCTGGACTGCGACGTGCTGGTGATCGGCGGCGGCACCGCCGGCACGATGGCCGCACTCACCGCCGCTGAGCACGGCGCGCAGGTACTGTTGCTGGAGAAGGCCCACGTGCGGCACTCCGGTGCGCTGGCGATGGGCATGGACGGCGTCAACAACGCCGTCATCCCCGGCAAGGCCGAGCCCGAGGATTACGTCGCCGAGATCACCCGCGCCAACGACGGAATCGTCAACCAGCGCACGGTGTACCAGACCGCCACCCGCGGCTTCGCCATGGTGCAACGCTTGGAACGCTACGGCGTGAAATTCGAAAAGGATGAGCATGGCGAGTACGCGGTCCGCCGGGTGCACCGCTCCGGGTCCTACGTGCTGCCGATGCCCGAGGGCAAGGACGTCAAGAAGGCGCTCTACCGGGTGCTGCGGCAGCGGGCCATGCGCGAGAAGATCCGCATCGAGAACCGGTTGATGCCGGTACGGGTGCTCACCCACGCCGGCCGTGCGGTCGGGGCGGCCGCATTCCACACCCGCACCGGCGAATTCGTCGCGGTGGGCGCCAAGGCGGTGGTGCTGGCCACCGGGCCGTGCGGGCGTCTCGGACTGCCCGCCTCCGGGTACCTGTACGGCACCTACGAGAACCCGACCAATGCCGGCGACGGCTACTCGATGGCCTACCACGCCGGCGCCGAGCTGTCGGGCATCGAATGTTTCCAGGTCAACCCGTTGATCAAGGACTACAACGGGCCGGCCTGCGCCTATGTGGCCAACCCGTTCGGCGGTTACCAGGTCAATGCGCTGGGGGAGCGGTTCGTCGACTCCGACTACTGGTCCGGCCAAATGATGGCCGAAGTCAAATCGGAGATCGATTCCGCGCGGGGCCCGATCTACCTCAAGGTCTCGCACCTGCCCGACGAGACCCTTTCGGCGCTGGAGAACATCCTGCACACCACCGAGCGGCCCACCCGCGGGACCTTTCACGCCAACCGGGGCCACGACTACCGCACCCACGACGTGGAGATGCACATCTCCGAGATCGGGCTGTGCTCTGGGCATTCCGCCTCGGGTGTGTGGGTCGACGAACATGCCCGCACCACCGTCCCCGGCCTGTACGCGGCGGGCGATCTGGCCTGTGTACCGCACAACTACATGATCGGCGCCTTCGTCTTCGGCGATCTGGCCGGCGCGCACGCGGCGTCCACCCTGGCTGATACCGCGGCCCCGCAGGACCTTCCGGCCGATCAGCTCGCCGACGCTCATGAGTTGATCTACCGTCCGCTGCGCCACCCCGACGGGCCGCCGCAACCGCAGGTGGAATACAAGCTGCGCCGGTTCGTCAACGACTACGTGGCCCCGCCGAAGACCGCGGTCAAACTGTCGCTGGCAGTGCAGACATTCGAGCGGATGCGCGGCGAGATCGCCGAGATGGGCGCGCGCACCCCGCATGAGTTGATGCGGGTGGCCGAGGTGTCGTTCATCCGGGACTGCGCCGAACTGGCGGCCCGGACGTCACTGACCCGTACGGAATCGCGCTGGGGTCTCTACCACGAGCGCGCCGACCTGCCCGGCCGCGACGATAGGCAGTGGGGGTATCACCTCAACGTGCGGAAATGCCCCGACGGAACGATGGAGTTCCTCAAACGCCCAGTTGCACCGTATTTCGTCGCGGTGCCCGAGTTCGACGGGCTGCCGCCGGCCGACCAGTCGGTGCGCCCGGTGTCGCAACCGCCGCTGATGCACGGCCAGGCGCCGGCGAACGCACGGTCGCGACTCACCCAGCAGGTCGCCTCGCACCCGCCGTCGCCGCGGATCGCGACCGTCGTCGCCCTGGAGGAGCCGACGCTGGCCGAACTCGCCGATTTCCTCGGCGATCCCGACCCCGCAGTGCGGCGCACCGCGGTCGCCGCCTTGAGCGAACACGTCCCGAGCGGATACGAATCGGTATTGTTCGCCGCGCTCGCCGACGATGACGCCGCGGTGCGCAGGACCGCCGCCGACGGTGTGCGTGAGCTGGTCGAGGTGGTGGCCGACCCCGCGACAGCCGGTGCCCGGCTGGACTCCTCAGACCCGGTGGTGCGCGCCTGCGTGGTCTATCTGCTGTCCAGCCGGCGCGTCGGCGACCCGGCGCGATATCGCGCTGCGCTGGCCGATCCCGACCATCGGGTGCGCATCGAGGCGGTGCGCGCGCTGGTCTCGGTCGACGACGCGTCGGCGGTGACCACCGCCGCCGATGACGCCAACCGCGAGGTGCGTATCGCGGTTGCCAATGCGTGCGCGACGTTGCGTTCAGGAGCCGAGACCGTTCGGCAGCTGATCGGCGACCCCGATCCGCTGGTGCGTGCCGCGGCACTGGCCGCGATCGGCGAAATCGGCTGCGGCGATGACGATGTCGCTGTCGTCGAACCGGCGCTGGGCGAGTCGGCGTGGCAGGTGCGGGTCGGCGCGGCACGAGCGCTGGGCGGCTCGCACGCGGAGATGGCGGTGCCCCGTCTGTCCCTCGCGCTCGACGATCCGCACCTCGACGTTCGCAAAGCCGCGGTGCTGGGGCTGACACGCTGGGCCGGGTCGGACGTCGCCGCGCGGGATGCGTTGAGTATCGCGGTGAAGGACAGCGACGCCGACGTACGCGCCTACGCGCGGCGGGCGCTGCAGGAAACGGAAACCCGCGCCTAG
- a CDS encoding TetR/AcrR family transcriptional regulator: MAAASTSPRLSVQDWVQAGFRILAEDGLKALTIDRLCRRLRVTKGSFYWHFADMKTYRQALVDTWAAVRDEDRDDFDDLSELPPRERLSRMMTSLVGPRHWMLERAMREWARSEENAAEAVRTSDRRVLKAVRQVFLDDGFDPDEADMRANATFAAGIGFLHLSGSRPSPRAVGRREQFLDVMLRH; this comes from the coding sequence ATGGCCGCAGCCTCCACGAGTCCCCGACTGTCGGTGCAGGACTGGGTGCAGGCCGGATTCCGCATCCTGGCCGAGGACGGGCTCAAGGCCCTGACCATCGACCGGCTCTGCCGACGCTTGCGGGTCACCAAGGGGAGCTTCTACTGGCACTTCGCCGACATGAAGACCTACCGGCAGGCCCTGGTCGACACCTGGGCGGCCGTCCGCGACGAGGACCGCGACGACTTCGACGACCTGTCGGAGTTGCCGCCGCGCGAACGGCTCTCGCGAATGATGACCTCGCTGGTCGGGCCGCGGCACTGGATGCTGGAACGCGCGATGCGCGAATGGGCGCGCTCGGAGGAGAACGCCGCCGAAGCGGTGCGCACGTCGGATCGGCGGGTGCTCAAGGCCGTCCGCCAGGTCTTTCTCGATGACGGCTTCGACCCCGATGAGGCCGATATGCGCGCCAACGCCACGTTCGCCGCGGGCATCGGCTTTCTGCACCTGTCCGGTTCGCGGCCCAGCCCGCGCGCGGTCGGCCGCCGCGAACAGTTCCTGGACGTGATGCTGCGGCACTGA
- a CDS encoding acyl-CoA dehydrogenase family protein: MTTVSATLTGEFIDRLAERAAEAEELRRLPAATVDDYRRSGLAGLLLPARYGGRQAEFPEILDPIRRMAHGCASSAWTLGFYTLHNWMLALFGEQVQDEVFASGPVLCPAPLAPTGRGVPDGDGIRLSGRWSWATGVADADWILVGAICGPDSAAYPALVLLPASDIRVEDVWHTAGMRATGSNDVVIEDVWVPQHRLVKVVDIYSGTAPGAELHNASAYRWPMVPALALVAAMPALGSAERVADLFAERLSNRVLAYSGAAQRNQPAAQIRLGDARVRLRALRGLRDDTVGRLQDAVVSGERIGRAVRAEARAAAAHIVHESRAVIADLLEASGASVHFVDNPLQRIKRDVDVICGHVVFDYDVARELAGALEAGVKISPISMI, encoded by the coding sequence ATGACGACGGTGTCGGCGACGCTGACCGGGGAATTCATCGATCGCTTGGCCGAGCGCGCCGCAGAAGCCGAGGAATTGCGCCGGTTGCCGGCAGCAACCGTCGACGACTACCGGCGCTCGGGTCTGGCCGGTCTGCTGCTGCCGGCACGCTACGGCGGCCGGCAGGCGGAGTTTCCCGAGATCCTCGACCCGATCCGGCGCATGGCCCACGGCTGCGCATCGAGTGCCTGGACGTTGGGCTTCTACACCCTGCACAACTGGATGCTCGCGCTCTTCGGCGAGCAGGTGCAGGACGAAGTGTTCGCATCCGGGCCGGTGTTGTGCCCCGCGCCGTTGGCGCCGACCGGCCGGGGCGTGCCCGACGGCGACGGGATCCGGCTGTCCGGGCGATGGTCTTGGGCCACCGGGGTGGCCGACGCCGACTGGATCCTGGTCGGGGCGATCTGCGGACCCGACAGCGCTGCGTACCCGGCGCTGGTCCTGCTGCCGGCATCCGATATCCGCGTCGAGGACGTGTGGCACACCGCGGGAATGCGGGCCACCGGTTCCAACGACGTCGTGATCGAGGACGTCTGGGTGCCCCAGCACCGACTGGTCAAAGTCGTCGACATCTACTCAGGGACCGCGCCGGGCGCCGAGCTGCATAACGCCTCGGCCTACCGGTGGCCGATGGTCCCGGCGCTGGCACTGGTGGCAGCGATGCCGGCCCTCGGGTCGGCCGAGCGGGTCGCAGACCTGTTCGCGGAGCGACTGAGCAATCGGGTGCTGGCCTATTCCGGTGCGGCGCAGAGGAACCAGCCGGCGGCGCAGATCCGCCTCGGCGACGCGCGGGTGCGGTTGCGCGCGCTGCGCGGGCTCCGCGACGACACGGTGGGCCGGCTTCAGGACGCCGTCGTAAGTGGAGAGCGGATCGGCCGAGCGGTTCGGGCCGAAGCGCGCGCCGCCGCCGCCCACATCGTGCACGAATCCCGCGCTGTGATCGCCGATCTGCTCGAAGCCTCCGGCGCCAGCGTGCATTTCGTGGATAACCCGCTGCAACGGATCAAACGTGATGTCGACGTCATCTGCGGGCACGTGGTGTTCGACTACGACGTGGCGCGCGAACTGGCCGGCGCACTGGAGGCCGGTGTGAAGATCTCGCCGATCTCGATGATCTGA
- a CDS encoding FMN-dependent NADH-azoreductase produces the protein MTTLWVEASPKEELSLSSALARSFLDAAPAAAVGEVERFSVWTDEMVVFGRDAALAKFAPLYGERRTPEQKQLWSKVLAEIERVRSFDRLVVSSPMWNWHVPHALKAWIDVIVQPMASFTVNERGEHVGTLGDGRPVQLILTRSSAYDGSRYDLQDFQRPYLEYVFTMLGYRVETLVFEPTTRWTAEERAQLREAALEKARRAGASL, from the coding sequence ATGACGACCCTGTGGGTGGAGGCGAGCCCCAAGGAAGAACTTTCGTTGTCCTCGGCGCTGGCCAGGTCGTTTCTGGACGCCGCGCCCGCCGCCGCGGTCGGCGAGGTCGAACGGTTCTCGGTGTGGACCGACGAGATGGTCGTCTTCGGGCGGGACGCCGCGTTGGCCAAGTTCGCCCCGCTCTACGGCGAACGACGTACGCCGGAGCAGAAGCAGCTCTGGTCGAAAGTGCTGGCCGAGATCGAACGGGTGCGGTCGTTCGACCGGCTGGTGGTGTCGTCGCCGATGTGGAATTGGCATGTGCCGCACGCGTTGAAGGCGTGGATCGATGTCATCGTGCAGCCGATGGCCAGCTTCACGGTCAACGAGCGCGGTGAACACGTGGGCACATTGGGCGACGGCAGACCGGTGCAGCTCATCTTGACCCGCTCCAGCGCCTACGACGGCAGCCGTTACGACCTGCAGGACTTCCAGCGGCCCTACTTGGAATACGTGTTCACCATGCTGGGCTACCGGGTCGAGACCCTGGTGTTCGAGCCGACGACGCGGTGGACCGCCGAGGAACGGGCACAGCTGCGTGAAGCGGCGCTGGAGAAGGCCCGCCGCGCGGGGGCAAGCCTTTAG
- a CDS encoding maleylpyruvate isomerase N-terminal domain-containing protein codes for MIPLDTRPLFAAERQALLDLLRSLDPADWDRPTICPGWDVRDLTAHILNDYLRRLSGSRDGHRGAVFAEDESLPSYLARVNGEFVRAMRQCSPAAMIDLLAHLGPQLDAVWASVDLAGVAALNVSWAGRGTSPAWLDIAREFTEYWVHQQQIRDAVSRPGADEVELQHAVLVAFLHAVPVALQDHKRPHGTAIRFEITGPAGGRWSVVSDGTGWDLTGELAEDPAASVRLDQDTLWRLASRGITVEEGRRRAKLHGDRELAEAAASLLAVVD; via the coding sequence ATGATCCCCCTCGACACCAGACCGCTGTTCGCGGCGGAACGCCAAGCGCTGCTCGACCTCCTGAGGTCGCTGGACCCCGCGGACTGGGACAGGCCGACCATCTGCCCGGGCTGGGATGTTCGCGACCTCACCGCGCACATCCTCAACGATTACCTGCGGCGCCTTTCCGGTAGTCGCGACGGGCATCGCGGCGCGGTGTTCGCCGAGGACGAATCGCTGCCGAGCTACCTAGCCCGAGTCAACGGCGAGTTTGTCCGGGCGATGCGGCAGTGCAGCCCCGCGGCCATGATCGACCTGTTGGCTCATCTGGGCCCCCAATTGGATGCTGTTTGGGCGAGCGTCGATCTGGCGGGCGTCGCAGCTTTGAATGTTTCGTGGGCGGGCCGCGGCACCAGTCCGGCCTGGCTCGATATCGCTCGGGAGTTCACCGAGTATTGGGTGCATCAACAGCAGATCCGCGACGCGGTGTCGCGTCCCGGCGCGGACGAGGTGGAGTTGCAGCACGCGGTACTCGTCGCGTTCTTGCACGCTGTGCCGGTCGCGCTGCAGGATCACAAGCGTCCGCATGGCACCGCGATCCGGTTCGAGATCACCGGTCCGGCCGGCGGTCGCTGGTCGGTGGTTTCCGATGGCACCGGGTGGGACCTGACTGGGGAGCTCGCCGAAGACCCCGCCGCGTCGGTGCGCCTGGATCAGGACACGCTGTGGCGGCTGGCCAGCCGCGGGATCACCGTCGAAGAAGGACGCCGGCGCGCCAAGCTGCACGGCGATCGTGAACTTGCCGAAGCTGCGGCATCGCTACTGGCCGTGGTCGATTAG
- a CDS encoding serine hydrolase domain-containing protein → MNLDPNQAPLREACDTGLLSGVVTLVWQRGSVLQVNEIGHRDVGAGLPMTRDTVFRIASMTKPVTIAAAMTLVDEGRLRLADPIAHWLPEFAAPRVLVDPAGSLESTTAARRAITVDDLMTHRCGIGYGFSVPGPIAREYQRLPFGRGPEAWLTAVAALPLVDQPGERVTYGHGTDVLGVLLSRIEGKPLPQVIEERILGPLGMTDTGFCVTPQARRRSATMYRVDGDTLRDDAMGPVPIAMPAFPNAGGGLMSTADDYLAFTRMLLADGMFDGTRVLSAQSARAMRTDQLTDDQKRHTFLGAPFWVGRGFGLNLSVVTDPAKSQPLFGPGGAGAFGWPGAYGTWWQADPAADLILIYLVQNSPTLSTDMAVAVAGNTSIAKLRVAQPKFVRRTYAALGL, encoded by the coding sequence GTGAATCTCGACCCGAATCAGGCTCCGCTGCGCGAAGCCTGCGACACCGGCCTGCTCTCCGGCGTGGTGACGCTCGTCTGGCAGCGCGGCTCGGTGCTGCAGGTCAACGAAATCGGCCATCGCGATGTCGGCGCCGGCCTGCCGATGACCCGCGACACGGTGTTCCGGATCGCCTCCATGACCAAACCGGTGACGATCGCCGCCGCGATGACCCTGGTCGACGAAGGACGGCTGCGGCTGGCCGACCCAATCGCACACTGGTTGCCGGAGTTCGCCGCACCGCGGGTGCTGGTCGACCCGGCTGGTTCGCTGGAATCCACCACCGCGGCACGGCGCGCAATCACCGTCGACGATCTGATGACGCACCGCTGCGGCATCGGCTATGGGTTTTCCGTACCCGGTCCGATCGCGCGGGAGTACCAGCGGCTGCCCTTCGGGCGGGGACCCGAAGCCTGGCTGACGGCAGTGGCGGCGCTGCCCTTGGTGGATCAGCCCGGTGAGCGAGTCACCTACGGCCACGGCACTGACGTGTTGGGCGTGCTGCTGTCACGGATCGAGGGCAAACCACTGCCGCAGGTGATCGAGGAACGAATCCTGGGCCCGCTGGGGATGACCGACACTGGTTTCTGCGTCACACCGCAGGCACGCCGGCGCAGCGCCACCATGTACCGCGTCGACGGAGACACCCTGCGCGACGACGCGATGGGGCCGGTCCCGATCGCGATGCCGGCGTTTCCCAACGCCGGAGGCGGCCTGATGTCGACCGCCGACGACTACCTGGCCTTCACCCGCATGTTGTTGGCCGACGGCATGTTCGACGGCACCCGGGTGCTCTCGGCCCAATCGGCGCGGGCGATGCGTACCGATCAGCTCACCGACGACCAGAAGCGGCACACGTTCCTGGGAGCCCCGTTTTGGGTGGGCCGCGGCTTCGGGCTCAATCTGTCGGTGGTGACAGACCCGGCGAAGTCCCAGCCGCTGTTCGGGCCGGGCGGTGCGGGTGCGTTCGGCTGGCCGGGCGCCTACGGCACCTGGTGGCAGGCCGATCCGGCCGCGGACCTGATCCTGATCTATCTGGTCCAGAACTCTCCGACGCTGTCCACCGACATGGCCGTCGCGGTCGCCGGCAACACCTCGATAGCCAAACTGCGAGTGGCGCAGCCGAAGTTTGTCCGGCGGACCTACGCCGCTTTGGGTTTGTGA